In Montipora capricornis isolate CH-2021 chromosome 4, ASM3666992v2, whole genome shotgun sequence, a single genomic region encodes these proteins:
- the LOC138047449 gene encoding RUS family member 1-like produces the protein MVDEFVIASEKYGSGSLERKYRLSTESGDVERIGRKTETITARVNQFFKSAFLPQGYPESVSKDYLEYQVWDTMQAFCSSITGTLATQAMLKGYGVGDENATALAATMTWILRSGTGMVGSILFAWIQGSNLDCNAKKWRLFADILNDASILLEMLSPNFKAYFTLLACMSSISKAIVGVAGGATRAAMTQHQARRDNMADVAAKDGSQETLVNLLALVSGLVITPMVSGNVGLTWTLFFIFTFLHLYANFRAVSSVIMETINIPRLHILVTEFLTSGLIMTPQEVSSREPVIFGVGTGESLKIHLGTEFTSVVKSAADFDAALPSSKQCQYIMKLDLSKKRNSGSIHVVLHEDSSAFDHLQSCFQACVLDYVLRTRPSSRKVLIDSDGSQRAMEALYNFWWYEKRLPMDCSWDLVALAHNFTIQAFPTFAKGLGEAGWITSRTHLGLDEWRAVWNVKGLEMKKGI, from the exons ATGGTGGATGAATTTGTCATTGCTTCAGAAAAATACGGATCGGGTAGTTTAGAGAGAAAATATAGATTGTCGACAGAAAGTGGAGACGTAGAAAGGATAGgaaggaaaacagaaacaattaCTGCTCGTGTGAATCAATTTTTCAAA TCTGCCTTTCTTCCCCAGGGGTACCCTGAGAGTGTCAGTAAAGATTATTTAGAATATCAAGTATGGGACACCATGCAG GCATTTTGTTCTTCCATAACTGGAACACTTGCAACCCAGGCTATGTTGAAGGGTTATGGAGTTGGAGATGAGAACGCTACTGCTCTTGCTGCAACAATGACATGGATTTTAAGGA GTGGTACTGGAATGGTAGGCAGCATTCTCTTTGCTTGGATTCAAGG GAGTAACTTGGATTGCAATGCAAAGAAATGGAG ATTATTTGCTGATATTTTGAATGATGCATCAATACTTCTTGAAATGTTATCTCCAAATTTCAAAGCTTATTTTACCCTTCTGGCGTGTATGTCTAGTATATCGAAG GCAATAGTTGGCGTTGCTGGAGGAGCCACAAGAGCTGCCATGACACAGCACCAGGCCAGGAGAGACAACATGGCTGATGTGGCCGCTAAAGATGGCAGCCAG GAAACTTTGGTAAATCTTCTGGCTCTTGTCTCTGGGTTAGTGATAACACCAATGGTGTCAGGAAATGTTGG CCTGACGTGGACTTTGTTTTTTATCTTCACCTTTCTTCATCTGTATGCGAATTTTCGTGCTGTGTCGTCTGTTATCATGGAGACTATCAACATACCTCGGCTCCACATACTTGTTACTGAATTTCTGACATCAGGATTAATCATGACTCCACAGGAGGTCAGCAGCAGAGAACCTGTCATATTTG GTGTTGGTACAGGGGAAAGTCTCAAAATTCACTTAGGAACAGAGTTTACGTCAGTAGTTAAAAG TGCTGCTGACTTCGATGCTGCATTGCCAAGTTCAAAGCAATGTCAATATATTATGAAATTAGATTTATCCAAGAAAAGAAATTCAG GTTCTATTCATGTAGTGTTACATGAAGATTCAAGTGCATTTGACCATCTACAAAGTTGTTTCCAGGCTTGTGTCCTTGATTACGTCCTAAGAACCAGACCGAGTTCAAGAAAG GTGTTGATTGATTCAGATGGCAGCCAAAGAGCAATGGAAGCTTTGTATAACTTTTGGTGGTATG AAAAGAGACTACCAATGGACTGTTCATGGGACTTGGTAGCTTTAGCCCATAATTTTACTATCCAGGCGTTTCCAACATTTGCCAAGGGCCTCGGAGAAGCTGGCTGGATAACATCACGAACTCATTTGGGCCTTGATGAATGGCGTGCTGTTTGGAATGTAAAGGGGCTCGAAATGAAGAAGGGTATCTAA